Genomic segment of Populus nigra chromosome 6, ddPopNigr1.1, whole genome shotgun sequence:
ttaattaagaatacttttcaaattgaagttataaaataattaatatatatatatatattgatggtttttaatttaaatattgtagatttaactattgttatttcatacatcatgaaataaataatattttatataaaatattttttattgttcaaatattttttattgttccattaaactatctacaattccatcacgtacgaaatccatccgacaaggactacagttttcatggtttcttgagcgtgcaataacattaggtaaaatattatcaagaacATAATTGGGATTGCGGTCAAATTttacaaatgctacgtcatcatgcgatatccttctaatttatgtagtgtcattaaataatgttaaacaccagtttttttttaataaaacacaattaaaaataaaaaaatgaatttttttattttactgggttgGATCCAgtttaatacatttagatttGGACTGGACCTGGTCCAGCCGAAACAGTGAAAACGTTCTCCGTTGTTCACTTTTATAAagtgaacactgaatagtggagagtttaAAGTGAACAGTGAAGAACGTTTTTAGAAGACGAAGAAGCAGCTTGAAGCTGTTATCGACTGCCCTGtgttttaaacacaaaatatatTGGGTCCCACAAACAGTAAATAATGTTTCCTCAAttaccaaacaattttttttctatggtttGCTTCAACAACAGAAGCAACCACAGAAACAAACACTCTCATCGAAATGTCACGGTTCTCCGTTTAAGACTCTTCACTCATCTCTGGCATGCTAAAAATTCTAGCCATAAACCGGCTTTAAGTGAGTTTGGCTGGATTGTGAGTTTATGGTTGGAGACGATGGATTTGAAGGGATCAAAAGGAAAACGACGATGATGGTTAGGTTTGGTATTTAGGATAAGAAGGTGGATGGAAGAAAATGATTAGGGTTTTTGTTAGATAATAAATTTTGAAcgttaaggtttttttattccatgataaatttgtaatatttaatttaagagCTTTTTAgtgattagataaaaaataatgataaacttgtaaataataaaatattttttgttaatcttcTTTTAGGTATATTGCTCATAAATTATTATGCCTACATTAAAATTGATGATGcaagctataatttttttaaatttacatctTTTAACACATATCcaaactaaaaaagaagaagaagaagaagacatgttTAAAGCATAATCAAATCAAAGTAAAACGATGATAACATTGAGGTTTGGTGTTCAGTGTAAGAAAATGGATGGAagaagcatagttattaaatttgaacCAGTCTAACAAGTCAAATCAAGACTCCATCTACTTGATGGCTAGACCGGTTCGGATAAGATAAAAGATCGGGATAAACAAAAATCTGGCAAACTCAATTGACCTGCTAGGTTGACCCGTGACCCGGGCGACCCGGCAAAACCCGATTAAGAcccgggtttttttttcaaatgtgttttttctcctgGCCAAAAACccattgtttatatatttttttagttggttattaacccttttcaaagttcactgtataaatactagaataattttttttcaatgtggaatttgaagtCTTTTAGTATACATATATCATAGTTATCAGACTCGACCTGGGGGTTAACCCGGTCAAGGATTCAGGTCCCGAGTTACACGGACTGACCCTGGTAACCCAAATCAACccaggaaaattaaaaaaaaatatttgaagatttaatatttcatatgaaaaaattaagaaacaattaatGTCAATATAGACTAcaatgttataaataatgaagtttaaaagattatttcaaaaagttttgtatcccacattgaaaaaatactatgttagtatgttattcttttaaattgaagtatttaaactaaaagggttttttattccacattaaaaaaacataactttttttttatgaatacagagtatatatactaaaaggtttcaaatcccacaatgaaaaaataatttttttcttgtgaacatataatatatatactaaaagatttcaaatctcacatttaaaatataaaatatttttctagtatttatatagtgaactttaaaaaaggttaataaccaactaaaaaatatattaaaaaaaagatctctAGATAGgagaaaaaatacatttgaagaaaaaaaattgggtcTCAACCGGGTTTTGCCGAGTCGCCCGAGTCACGAGTCAATTGGGTttctttgagttttttcttATCCCGATATTTTACCTTACACAGACTGGTCCAACCACTTGGTCAACCCGCCGGACCagttcaagtttaataacaatgatatatactctatgttcacaagaaaaaaattatattttttcaatgtgagataaaaaaaattggtttgaaTACTTCGACTTACAATGATAACATACTAAAATAGTatattttcaatgtgagataaaaaacattttgaaataatcttgTAAACTTCATTATGTATATCATGTCTAGcctatatttatatgaattgttttttaattttttcatatcaaatattaaaatttcaaaaaaaaaatttattttttcgagTTAACCCATGTAACCCGAGACATGGCTCATTGGCCAGGTCAACTCCAGATCTTGTTTGATAACTTTGGGAAGAAGATGATTAGAGGTTTTTGTTGgataataaatttgtaatatttaatttaaactttttagttattagataaaaagtaatgataaatttgtaaataattaaattattttgttaatatttttaggtGTATCACTCATAAACtattatatgtatattaaaGTTTATGatataaactgtaattttttaaatttatattttttaacacatattcaaattaaaagaagaagaaaaaaagtactTGTTCAAGgcataatcaaattaaaatttaagaattttatatatattaaagttcAGGTAAATGCATCAAGTCAATGTAATAGATTTGTAATTTTGATTGGAGATTAAGAgtatgtttgacagtgtggtagtggttgcttttcaaataacttttcgtgtcaaaatatatgttaataatattttttttttttaaaaaaaaatcatttttaatatcagtatatcaaaacaatccaaaacatataaatcatattaaattttaattaaaaaaatttgaattttttgggaacTTTTTCTAAATCGATCGAATgagggggaaaaaaaggaagaaaaagaaaaagaaaaaggtcggGTTGAGACAATTAGTAATAgaggggcttaattgaaatgttttttaataggaGGGAAGGTTATTAGTAACAGAGTTCAAAGTGGGTCCCACAGATGAGCAACATTTCCGTTGAAGTTAGATGGCCTGTCTTGTccgaacaagaagaaaaaggaaagaagaagccCTGCTCCTTTCctttattaaaaacaagaacATCAGCTATCGATCATTCTCATcactcaaaacaaaacaagaagattgtctagaagaagaagaagaaaatggagaCACTGCAGTCATGGAGAGTGAGACTTTCCTTCAAGAACGCAACAATATTCATGACGTTGTTGAATACAATCACAGCCTTTTTCTTGCTTCAGGgctttctctcttctccctcTTCCCGCAACAGCAAGCTCTCACCTGACCACTCCAATTCGGGCAtgaatctctctttctctctcttaaaattttaatataccGTTGGAATAATAATGGGTATAtgtttgaattgaataaaaagttatCAGCTAGGCGGATTTTATCACTTTGCTCTATTTTGTTGGTTTCGTCGTTTTTAGCCCAAATAAACAGAGTCGTTTGTTTGTATCGCTTCTCTGTTGGTTGTTAAGAGCATGGGTGGAGTCTGGGATTTTATGATCAAGGACTTTCCAAATGAATGGGAAATCTTTCAAGTATAAGAATGTTTTATCCCCTCTTGTTTCACTGGGACAGGACTCATCCTTTGATGTTTATGAAGACTTGTTCTATTTTCCAAGGCGCTGTTGTAATATCTCAATTTGCACCTTGCGAGTGAAGCTTGATATCTGCTCTTGACATTAAGTTGAAGCGACACTTCAGACTAACATTTGAGTCTCGTGCATATGTACGAGTCATAGCCAGAACCGGTCTGCTCCTTTAAAAGCCTTCGATATGAAGAAGTTTGGATGTAGGGTAAAACCTTCCCATTTAAATGCACCCTAGGGTTCCAACACTTTTCAAAAGAGTGCACCTTACTAGGAATAGGATTTATTGCCTCGAGTAATTTTGCTTCCTCTTTTTGGACAGATTCCTTTTAGCTTAATCTGTACAAggaaaattatcataaaagacAATTTTTCGAATCTGTTTTAGATAAGAGGGTGTTACAAGCAGTTCAATGCTcattttgattgagaattggcCCTCgggatttttttctaatttttggaATCTGTATTGGATAAAAAGTTGTAACATGCAGTTCCTTGCTCATTTTAGATGAGACTTGACCCTAAGGATGTTGTCTAAGTGCATTATGAGGTAATAATAGTATTTTGATCAATCAGACTCTACTATGGCGTTGTGTTGTATTTAATTGGGTTTGCTTGTTAGTTGTCAACTTTTCACCATTCTGAGATGGggaagtgtgatagatgaattGTTGCAGAGTTGCATAGACTGCTATTATCTGAAATTTCACCATTTTTCACCTCGCAAGTACTGCTTGTGCTTCATATATCTTCAGATAACTGATCCCCAGGAAACCCTGTAACAGGGAAACTTTATtgtttatatgtaaaaaacaataataataattaaaaaaaaaactgaagaggTGCGTCATCATAAAATAACACCATGATTACTCTCTATCTGTAATGCTATGTGGATGTTATAGCTGGTTTGAACTCAAGAAAAACCACTGCATGTAGTTTCATAACTTTCATTgtcaaatacaatattttacTCCAATATGCTATGTGCAGTTCATtgcccattttttttctttttgcttgagACTTCTGTAATGTAAATGACTAGAGTCTGAATCGCAATTTAGACAAGACTATGGCAGCATGCTTTCAACATTTTTTAGTTGTATGTTGTTTTAAGATTGGAAACAAACCCTTCAGTGCTAGTTTGGTGAATTTCAATGCTTTGCTATATTGAAGGCATTTAACTAACATTAAATTACGTCCACATAGCTTAAAGATGTACTGATTGAAATTCACAGTTCTTGAACATGAATAAAAGCATCTGGTATTAAGCTTGATATCAGTATTGTCAAGGCCATGCATGACTCTTGAAGGTTGCTGTTTTTGGAATGACACTTTCTGAACTTGATGGTGGTATTTCTTGATTGCCACCGAgttctatttatttctttactCTAAATCATTTCAGGAGCAATGGAAACTCTTAACTGTGTTTTAACGTCTAACAATTCAAAACGCAGTTAAGCTCAGCTACATCAAGGAGTCTGAAGAGATGCGCCTTGCCATGCAACCTTGGAAACTTATAAAGAGAGTATGGTGTTGGCTTTAAATCTTAACATGCTTgttatatgtttgattaaaatcCCACAGAACAACATGAAAAACTTTTTGGAAATGAAGCTTTGCCtgtgcttttgttttcttacttCCTTTTTTACTATTAGATTATGTGCCTGAAATTTGGCATGCATTTATTTCCCATAAAAAATGgaatccctctctctctctctctctctctctctctctctctctctctcttacatGTTACCTTGTATCAAACAAGAATGAGGAGGGAAATTGTGCGAACTCATCGATTGGAACAAGTTCTTTATAGAAGTTGATTCCTTCTGTGTTTGCAGGTGAAGGAAATTGAGCAAGAAGTACATGTAGGACCTGAAACAGTCCAACAGAAAGATATCAAGcaggctgctgctgctgatctTTCTAAAAGGTTACAGGATTTCCGTTCGCTTAATAATGCTTCCAGTTTGAAAGGTAATTGCTTCCTGTATTTTCTATCTTTCAGCTGTGTTTTTGTGCAGCTATTTTTAGTGGTCCATACAGAAAAGCCTTATATCTGTGAGACGGTAATGGTTACTTTGCTGcatcaaataaacaataaactTCCTggctaaaaaatatcaaactatCCCAGTATCATTGGTTATGGTTTGGTcagttaacatgttaaatacGTTAAGATTGCCTCTCCCTAAACGCATTCATTCAAAATGATTAGTTGTGTTCTGTAATTTTAGGTCTTGGACACTATTTATGTCTCTGGATTCATAATTTATATGGCCATCGATAGTATGCATTTGTTTATATGGTGCCTCGGAACTTTTACGCTTTCAGAACTTTATGTTCTTAAGGTGTGTTGTTGATTATACTGTCATGCTGATCCTACTAACATGTTAAATATTGACTCAGCTTTAGACGAATGGCGTAAACGGAAGATGGAACGAGCCAGACAGTGGGCTTTGGAAAAAAATGGAACAATAACCTCCCAGGCTTGATGCCCTTTATGAAATGTGTGATTAAGGGGATTTGTGATGTTAAGCATCGATTACACTACTATGAAATCACCTCAAGATTGCATAAATGTACATAAAGAAAACTGAATGTTACACCAATTTCAGAGGAAGTGTCTTAGGCAGTGTGCACTTCTGTGATGGCAAAGTTAGTTGCTTCGCCAATGGTACCAGTTGCCATCGAATAGCAATGTTTTAGTGATGGGGATACCAAGTGGGAAGAGCTGAACATCATCAAAGAAATTGCATCCTAAACATACTTATAAATGCATGGTCAGGCTCTTCTACTTGTTTAAAACTTCCATTCCTTCAAGAAGATTTAACCTGCCCAAGAACAACTTAAAACTGGAGGCAGTTAGTGTTACAATTATTGGAATTTTGAGAGTTTTCTCACCAACCATATCTGTAGTGTCTGTGTCTACCTGTGAGATGGGATACTTGCCAGCTTTCTGATTAACCTAATAACAAATGTTGTGATGTTGTGGGAAGTGATTCTGGAAGCGAAATATTTTCGACAGAcatttcagttgaaaatgaaaaaatttgtACCTGTATATCGTCAGCTCTTTGCCTCCATGTGTTGGTCCCGAACTTCTTATTTTGGGGATGGCAAAGTTGTAAAGTCGGCAGGGAGAGGAAAAAGGTGAATGAGACATGCAGAAATGCCCACCAATTCGATAGTTTCAATTGATCGCCAAATTGGATTTCTTTATCCGAACCCGAACTGTTCTAGCAAATACACGCACCAACATCTCCGTCTGTCCCTTCACCTCTGCTTCTCGGaatcaaaaattgaaaatgatgaaagaaTAAAGAACATGGGATTCACCTCAAAGGGCTGTTCATTTTAGTTTGAAGGTGCTGCTGGCACCAATGCTTGGAGTTTTGAATCACAATGGCAAACTGGGAACATTTAAGCTTCAAACTCTAAACGTAGACATCATAGCTTGGCATGCCCTCTTGAGAGTTGACACAGTTCCCCAGTTCACATTCATGCGAACTGGGGAACTGTCTAACAGGAATCGGTATCAAGATTTCTCACGCCACACCCATGAAGAGAAATTCGTCAAGTGAACGAAAATTCTACGAGGGATTGCTTTTGAGATCTCACCCAGCGAGGAACAGATGCTGCACGGTTACTCATTCTAAGACAACTCTGGCACAACAAACACGCCTTTCATCCCTCGAAGCTTAAGAGATACCATGCACATATAAACCTACCGCATGCTGACAGATGTGCACATATAAACCTACCCCATGCTGCTGTGCCAGTGCGATTTTCAACCAATTCATCACCCCAGAACAACAGTACACTCTTCGCCTGAGGGAAGGAGTCACGCATCTGGGGCATGCCAGCCAAGCACGTAACATGATGAAACATCTTAGCCACCAATCATCACTCAATCAAACTCCTAATTTCAATAAGAAATGCAATCtaagatattgaaaataaaatgatttgccTATCTTTGATGCACTGAGATTTTCTATACAAGCTTATACAATTAGAACTTTGTATATACAAGTTACAAAAAGTTCATCCAGTCATGAATACAAGTAATAAGCTTACAGAAAACCCTAAGTAAATTGACTAAAGGAATTAGTGTACAAGACTCATCCTCGAGATCCAGTGAACTACAAAGTCAAAATGCCAGTAACAGCAGCATCCACATATTTGCTGAGAAATTTTCAGTTCCAGCATTTTGTTTCACCTTCTTAATCACCTGTGAAACAAGAAGTATGAAGTCAGGGGGGGTGCAGAGAAGGCCTTGTAGTGCAGATGATAGGTGAATGCTCCTTTCTAATCGAGGACTGTAGCATCAACTCGAGGTAAAAAGATAGCAGCCAGAAAATTGAAGACCTTGGTCAAAACCGGGGAGGATCCATTTTCCAACTCCCACCTGCGAAAGGTGATGAACATGAGAAcatgcatttctttttctttggaataaaaaaaaaaacagaacagaaCAAGAAGAAAGCTGCGAAGAATTAAATCATATTGCACAAAGTTGGCATGAGATAAGAAATTGATACTCACATTTCCGAGCATGCTATACAATTATGTTGCATGAACATGACATCACAGCTGTAATATATACCATGTAAGTCACTAATAACTTCAGAACCAGACCATTTTCAGCCCTAAGGAACATCCAATGGATGAAATCCCAGATTACATGGGTATTTTGATGACTGGGACCACCAACCCATTGTGCAGCCTAAGGTTCGATATTACATTCACAAACAACACTATCTGGAAAGCCAGTTGCTCCTCTTTTTGAGGTGACTAGATAGAATCTCCATTAGAAATTATTAGACATTTACACTTACAATTGCAAACACTCACTGTTGAGACTGTTAAGCAGGATGGCCAGCCAGCGTTTATACTGCTCTGATAAACACTCATAAAAGTTCAGATATTGATGCACTTAAATGAAATGACTTGATTACCAATCTACCCCCTCCCCTTTCTAATGAAAACTTTCTTGAgaaaagtattattaaattaaagagtTTGGGGGAAATATCTCAACATGTCTTCAAGAGATGAACCCCCACCAATTGCCCCACACATTCATGAATAAAGGTAAGTATGTATAGAAATCACTGTTTGAGAACCCCCCCTAACCCAAAAATTCTGTCTCTGTGAATAATAGCTCCCGCCATCAGTCACCAACTTATTTAAGAGATTAAATATGGAGCACAAGGAGGAAACACTAATAAATGAAAGAGATTACTGATGTGTTGATGGAAGTTAGTGAAACAATTAGTAGGAAAGTGAAGCACTTATCCATTATGAGGAAAATTTAGATCACTAACATCACTAATGCATTAGTTTTATTAATTctcaataacaattttataaataaaccaATCACTATACAATGACACTATCACATGAAATCTAATTCATTGTACAAACATGAATCTAATTCATTGTACAAATATTTGAGTGTTCATTTAATGGAGTTAAGCGCACAATTTCTTCTACAAGACTTCATCTTGAGCCTTGCAACAATTTAGTTTTAAGTTTATTGCCTTCTCTTGCTTTAGATGCGTAACTGAATGGTTGTCTTACTTAATTCtatcttttcaaaattttatttttggtattgccaatcattttcttttttccatgttATTTAGTTGTGGTTTTGCACGCAAACTATTGTAACCATAAAATCTTTATGTTGCATAGAGATAACTAAAcagaaagagataaaaaggaTGTTGATTAGGTTGCATTTGATAAATATCCCAGGACAGGAGGGACAACTACATAAGAGACAGAACTTGTTTCGTTGAAGAGACAgagacaaaataaatttgtctctaggacaattttaaaatgaatttttatacttttaaaacagaAATACACCAATGACTCCATCTCTTTATTCCCGAGATGGTAAACTTAATGCTAGCTGAGAAACCTTATTCAATCTTCATAAGAAACTAAGGTAATGGTTTCGTAGAGATTTTAACATAAATACTACATCCTACAAAGCAGTAATAACTATCATGTGCTGATAAATCTATTTTCAGGGACAACAAGGAAAgccaaaaaattaaatgagccTCAATACATAAATGGATGTTTAAACATTGATGGATTGCACAAGGAGATGCTTGCGAGGAAAAGGGGATAtcctaaaaaatgataaagactTGGAAAAACTGAATGATATCTATAGTTAATTTAGAGAAGGCCACAAACATTTAATTTCCTTTATTTACACAGCCCTTCAAGGCTCCAACTTTTCATGGACAGCAATCAAGTGCTTCCAGTCCAATTTTGTCCAATTGTTATCAGCCCTACAAATGGCAAATTCCCATGTGCAGCCACTAGTACATTTGGGATGGTAAGGTT
This window contains:
- the LOC133697151 gene encoding uncharacterized protein LOC133697151; this encodes METLQSWRVRLSFKNATIFMTLLNTITAFFLLQGFLSSPSSRNSKLSPDHSNSVKLSYIKESEEMRLAMQPWKLIKRVKEIEQEVHVGPETVQQKDIKQAAAADLSKRLQDFRSLNNASSLKALDEWRKRKMERARQWALEKNGTITSQA